The segment TCCGACGTTCCAGCTTCCGCAAGAGCTTTCATCAGGGCTTGCGACGTTTCTTCAGCGTGCTGCCGCAGAGTCTGCGTTTCGCCATCTACCGCTCCATGGTGGATTGCGATCCCGAGCCGGACAAGCGTCTGGAGCTCAAGATCGCCGAGACCCGCGAGGAACTGGAAGCCTGTTTTCGCATCCTGCACGACGCCTATGTGGCCAGCGGCTTCATGAAGCCCGACCCCTCGGGCATGCGCGTCACGATCTACCACGCCCTGCCCACCACCACCACCTTGTGCGCCAAGTATGACGGGCGGGTCGTGGGCACGATCTCGATGATCCGCGAGGGGGTGTTCGGCTTTCCGCTGCAGTCGGTTTTCGACCTCAGCCATATCCGCGCACTGGAGGGCAATATCGCCGAGATCTCGGCCCTGGCCGTGCATCCGGACTTCCGCAAGACCGGCGGGGCGATCCTGTTCCCGTTGATGAAGTTCATGTACGAGTACTGCACCGAGTTCTTCGACACCCGGCATCTGGTGATCGCGGTGAACCCGGACAAGATCGAGCTCTACGAGTCCCTGCTCTTTTTCCGGCGCCTGCAGGAAACGGTGGTGGACCGCTATGACTTCGCCAACGGGGCGCCCGCCGTGGGCGCCACGCTGGACCTCAAGGAAGCGCCGGACATCTTCAAGCGGGTCTATGGCCGTCGGCGCGATCGCAAGAATCTGTTCAAGTACTTCGTGGGCCTGCGCCTGCCCAATATCAAGCTGCCCAAGCGTCGCTACTTCACCACCAATGACCCGGTGATGACGCCAGCCCTGCTGGATCATTTCTTCAACCAGCGCAGCCCGGTGTTCCAGGAACTGGATGACCGGCGCAAGTCCTTGCTGTGGTCCATCTACGAGATCTACGAGTACCGGCGCGTGCTGCCCATGCTGGATTCGGCCAGCACCACGGTGCAGTCGCACCCGCTGCGGCGTCACCAGCGCTTTTCCCTGCGCTGCCCCGCCCAGATCCGTTTCAGCCTGGACGATGGCGAACACAACTTCGCCCTGACCGTGATCGAGCTCTCGCTCTCCGGCTTCCAGGCCATGAGCCGCCAGCCCTTGCCGCTTTCGCTCGCGGGTGAGGCTGTCGTGGAGCTGGGAGAGGGCGACCGCTCGGTGGTGAAGGCCACGGCCGTGCGTCAGCACGAGACCGGCGGCGAGACCTTCTACGGCTTCCGTCTGGAGGAACCGGACGCGAGCTGGCGTCGCTGCGTGGCGGCACTGGAGACCGGGATGGTGTCCAGCGATCTGGCGGCCTGAGCTGCCCGGTGGTCTGTCAGGGGCGCCGCTCCGGCAGTGGCCGAGCCGAGCTTCGAGGTCATGCCATCTCGGCAATCATCCAGCCCAGCCGGATCTGGCGGTGCAGGGGGCGGACATGCCACTCGGGGCTGCACGCCCGCAGATCCTTGAGCCCCGCCATTTCCTCGGCAGCAAAAAACAAGGGCGCCATGGGCGCCCTTGTTCTTGAGAGACCCGGTCAAAGACCGGAATCTCATGGCTCACCTGAAGATCAGGCGGCCTTGCGGCGACGGCCGGCGAAGCCGACGGCGCTCAGGGCCAGACCGACCAGGGCCAGCGAGCCGGGTTCCGGAACCTGGAAGGCGCCGGAAGCGTCAGACTGGAAGTGGAAGTCGCAGCGGCTGCTCACCACACCAGTTTCGGTCGCGCCGGAGGTGAAAAGACTGCCATCGGCGGCACGCTTCAAGCAGTCCGCGCCGTTCACCTTCTGGCCGCCAGCGTTCAGGCTGTACGAGGGCACCACACCCACGACGGAGTCGGAGGGATTGGCCGAGATGAAGGGAGTGGCCAGGTTGGTGGTGTCGTTGTAGTTCAGCGTCAGCAGCAGCTTGGCCACATCGCCCAGGAAGTAGGCGTTGTCCAGGAAGGTGATGTTGATGCCCAGGGTGTTGCTGCCATTGCCCACATGGGTGCGCACGCCGCTCTGGTTGTCGCCACCGAACTTGTCCAGCTGGTCGGTCGGAGCGCCCAGGCGGGTGAAGTCGGTGAAGCTGCCGGTCAGGGTGCTCAGCTTGCCTTCCAGGATCAGCTTGCCGTTGCCGTAGCCACCGCCGGTGATGTCGTTGGAATCCTTGGCGCTGTCAGCATACAGGCGGAAGAAGCTCTCGCCCGGGGCCAGACGGTTGGCCACGGTGGCGGTGCCGATACCGGAGGTGAAGGTGTAGAACGAAGCCTGGAAGGTGAACTCGCGGTTCTGCAGGTAGTTGCCCGGGGTGATTTCGGTACCCACCTGGCCGCCGCCGGACACGCCGAAGCTGTTCAGCTTGCCTTGTGCCACGTTCTGGATGTAGCGCTCATCGGCAAGCTGGCCTGCGGCAGTCGGGCCACCTTGAGCCTTGGTCGGGGTCGAGATCGCGCCGATGGCGATCGCGTTGTCGGGTTTCCAGTCCAGCGTGACGACGTCGTGAACAGCGGTCGAACCATTGTTCAGCACGCCAGAACCTCCGGCACCCACCATATCGATCATCACGGCGCTGGCTTGGCCGGCGCTGAGAGCCAGAGCCACGGTGACTGCCGTGGACAGAAGCGATTTCTTCAACATGATTTCTCCTGATTGTTGCCACCAGTTGTTGGCGGTGACGTACAGCAACTAAGCAGGCAGCGTGCCAGTTCTGTTTTTTTGTTTTTAAATCAAATACTTGCATTGATTTATCTGGCGATGATGGCTCGGAGGAACTGCCGGTGTAAAAAATGCCGACAAGTCGCTGGCCGGGTTTCAGGCGGCCGGGCTTGGATGTGCCTGGAGCAATCCGGGCAGCATGGCTTCAAAGCGCGCACCGGCGGGGCCGGCATGGTGCAAGGCCTCGCGCAGCTTGTGTGCCGCCTGGCGGAAGTGTTCATCGCGCAGTATCTGCAGGCATGCACTGGCGATCTTGGCCGGGTTGACCCGGTCAGCACGCAGCATCAGGCCGGCGCCCGCGGCCGTCAGGGCCGCCATGTTCAGGAACTGGTCGATATTGATCGCAATGCCCAGCACGGGCACGCCCGAGGCCAGGGCCTGCTGGCAGGAGAGGCTTCCGGCGTTGCAGATCATCAGGGCCGAGCGCGCGGCGGCCTCGGTGCCCGGCAGATAGTCGGTCACCCGGGCATTGGCTGGAATCCGGGCCGGCATGGGTCCGCCCGCGGTGGAGGCGATGATCTGTACCGGCAGGTCGGCCAGGGCATCCAGCGCCATCTGAAGCAGGCTGGCCTGGCCGGAGCTGCCGAGCGTCAGGTAGACCACGGGAGGATCCGGGCGTAGCTCATCCCACCAGGGTGGCACGGCGTCGTGCGGGCTCCACAGCACCGATCCGATGAAGCTGTGTGTTGGCGGAAGCGGCCGCATCGGGAACAGCTCGGGCAGGTCGGGGTAGAGGTTGTAGTCGGCGTCGGTATAGGCGCGCGCCAGGTGATTGCCGACGGACTCCAGCCCGTTCTCCCGCCGCAGGCGATTGATGCCGGCGCAGTGGCCGTTCATGGCCAGGGGGCCGAAGGTGCTGAACAGGGCTTGTGCGAGCGGAATGGGCAACCAGCGGGTCAGGGGGAGCACCGGCACCGGCAGCGCCGGGCCGGCATAGAAGGGGCTCCAGTAGGCATTTGAGATGGCGGCGTAGGGGATGCCGGCCACCCGGGCGCTCACGGCCAGAGAGAGGCGGAAGTCGCCGACGATCAGGTCGGGTTGGTAGTCCGTGATGACGCGCAGATCCTCGGCCATATAGGCCTTGAGCACCGCGTAGTCGTGATGGGGGCGCCCCGTGGCCAGCGCGCTCAGGAACTGCTGGCTGCTGATGGTGTGGATGGCAATATTGCGCCAGTGCCCCGTCTCGAGAAAGCGCGCATAGCGTGGGTCGCAGGCGATGGCGCATTCGTACTGCTGCGGCTTGAGCGCGCTGGCAAGGGCGATGGGCCGTGCCACATGGGCCAGCGTGACGGCTTCGGCGAAGAAAAGAATGCGCTTGCGGCGCGTCATGGATGTGTCCGGGCTCGGCGTTGTCAGGCGCCGATTGTGGATCCTTGGGCGCCGCCGGGCTAGCCGTGTTCCGGCTACAGCTGTTTGAGCAGCTGCTGCACTTCCTGCTCGGCACCGAAGGCGTCGCCCAGATTGCGCAACTTCTCCAGGTGCTGGCGGGCCTGGGTCTTGTCGCCGCTCTTGATCAGGATGCGCGCCAGCGTGAGCTCGAAGACAGGGGTGTCCGGCGCCATCTCGTGTGCCTTGCGGGCCTGCTCCAGGGCCTTGGGCAGATTGTTCTCGGCGGCCAGGGCCACGGCCCAGGTGTCGAGCACGGCCGGGCTGCTGGGGGAGAGTGCGGCCGCCTGTTCGGCCAGCTTGGCCGCACCCGGCTTGCCCTGGCGCAGCAGCACATTGGCCAGATTGTTCATGGCCAGCGAATCCTTGGGCTGCAGGGCCAGCACCTCCTTGTAACGGGCCTCGGCCACGGCATAGTTGCCGCCCAGCGCGGCTGCATCGCCCAGATAGGTCAGTATCGTGGTGTTCTTGGGGTGTTCGGCCAGCCAGGTTTCGATGAAGCGATCGGCCTCGGCCTTCTTGTCGGCCCGCAGCAAGGTGGTGTGCAGGCGGGTCACCAGCACATCGGAGCCGCCCCGCTTGATGCCTTCGCGATAGGCGCTCGCCGCCAGGTCCCAGCGCTTGAGCTCGAACTGGATGTCGCCTTCGTGGGCGAAGCCGAGCGGATCCTTGGGGTGGCGCTGCTGGTAGCTGCGTGTCAGATCCAGCGCCGCGCTGTGCTTCTTGGTCTGGCGCAACAGGGAGATCAGGTTCTTCTGGGCGATCAGCAGGTCCGGGCTGACCTCCAGGGCCTTGCGCAGGCTCTGGATGGCGGCTTCCAGCTGGCGGTTCAGGATCT is part of the Shinella sp. XGS7 genome and harbors:
- a CDS encoding GNAT family N-acetyltransferase, translated to MTQKIRRSSFRKSFHQGLRRFFSVLPQSLRFAIYRSMVDCDPEPDKRLELKIAETREELEACFRILHDAYVASGFMKPDPSGMRVTIYHALPTTTTLCAKYDGRVVGTISMIREGVFGFPLQSVFDLSHIRALEGNIAEISALAVHPDFRKTGGAILFPLMKFMYEYCTEFFDTRHLVIAVNPDKIELYESLLFFRRLQETVVDRYDFANGAPAVGATLDLKEAPDIFKRVYGRRRDRKNLFKYFVGLRLPNIKLPKRRYFTTNDPVMTPALLDHFFNQRSPVFQELDDRRKSLLWSIYEIYEYRRVLPMLDSASTTVQSHPLRRHQRFSLRCPAQIRFSLDDGEHNFALTVIELSLSGFQAMSRQPLPLSLAGEAVVELGEGDRSVVKATAVRQHETGGETFYGFRLEEPDASWRRCVAALETGMVSSDLAA
- a CDS encoding PEP-CTERM sorting domain-containing protein, translating into MLKKSLLSTAVTVALALSAGQASAVMIDMVGAGGSGVLNNGSTAVHDVVTLDWKPDNAIAIGAISTPTKAQGGPTAAGQLADERYIQNVAQGKLNSFGVSGGGQVGTEITPGNYLQNREFTFQASFYTFTSGIGTATVANRLAPGESFFRLYADSAKDSNDITGGGYGNGKLILEGKLSTLTGSFTDFTRLGAPTDQLDKFGGDNQSGVRTHVGNGSNTLGINITFLDNAYFLGDVAKLLLTLNYNDTTNLATPFISANPSDSVVGVVPSYSLNAGGQKVNGADCLKRAADGSLFTSGATETGVVSSRCDFHFQSDASGAFQVPEPGSLALVGLALSAVGFAGRRRKAA
- a CDS encoding glycosyltransferase, giving the protein MTRRKRILFFAEAVTLAHVARPIALASALKPQQYECAIACDPRYARFLETGHWRNIAIHTISSQQFLSALATGRPHHDYAVLKAYMAEDLRVITDYQPDLIVGDFRLSLAVSARVAGIPYAAISNAYWSPFYAGPALPVPVLPLTRWLPIPLAQALFSTFGPLAMNGHCAGINRLRRENGLESVGNHLARAYTDADYNLYPDLPELFPMRPLPPTHSFIGSVLWSPHDAVPPWWDELRPDPPVVYLTLGSSGQASLLQMALDALADLPVQIIASTAGGPMPARIPANARVTDYLPGTEAAARSALMICNAGSLSCQQALASGVPVLGIAINIDQFLNMAALTAAGAGLMLRADRVNPAKIASACLQILRDEHFRQAAHKLREALHHAGPAGARFEAMLPGLLQAHPSPAA